In Deltaproteobacteria bacterium, the DNA window AATGCTGTTTCACCTTATCTTCTTCTGCAGCGCTTGCCGTCCCTTCAACGAGGGTCAGCCCGATAAGGGCCAGCAAATTCAACATCCGTTTAGCTGCGGCGCGGTTGGATTCCTGAAAGAAGGGAGATAAATTTCCAAAATCCTTGTCGGTTTCAGGTTTCGACCATCCTTCCTTTTTCCCTAAGGCCCGGAAGGTTTCGCTTATGGCTGGGGCAATTTGTTTGATCTGCTCCATGGTCAAACGTGCTTCAGGGGAAAATATTTTGGGAGCATTAGAGCAAAGGAAAATAAACTCTTCCGCATTCGTGTGCATCTCCAATTGGTTTAAGGGCATTAGCAGGGATCGGTGCAGCGTCCCTGGCCGAGCAGCAGCAAAGGGCTGGAGGGCTTTACCTAGGGATCGGGATCCGTGCATATACTCTTTCACGTGGAGCAAAGCATGGGCTAATCCCTCGTCAATCTCAAGCTTGTCGTCCTTTCCACATTTAAGCTCGGAGCGGCCCATGAGAGCACGCCGGATAGGGAAGAAGGTATCTGTCGGATCGGTGATAAAGTCATGTCCTCCAACCTTTTCAATCTGCTCCTCCACACTGCTGCCGGGCTTAAGATGAATTTTACGTTGATTTGGCCCAATAACGTCTAAGTAGGCATCAATCCGACTCTTGAAATCAGACCCCTTGGCAAGACGAAAATCATTATACGCCTGAACATCCACACCACTTATCTTTGATGGATCAGGCGGCCCGAAGGTTTCGAAGGTCCAGCTTGTCCCTCCGGCAAAGACAAAAATACATTTCCCCAGGGTATGGGTGAGTTGACCTTCCTGGAATTTACCATCCTGCATGGGGGCAAGAAGATACTGGAGCCATCTGAATTTTTGGGAATCAAACTCATCGAAAAAGGCAACCGGCAGTTGCCCCTGCAGGACTCGGTCACGGATCTGGTGAAAGGCGCCAATGAGATCGTCAGGAGAATTAAACTGAGAAAGGTTAAATTCCAACCAACCGTCTAAGGTTACCGTGCTGGCAGCGATTTCTTTCACAGCAAAAGATTTACCGGCGCCAGGAGGACCGAATACCCCGATAGAGAGGGGCTTCTTTCCTGATTCCTTTTTGTCTTCGTATCGTCGAATTACTTCTAATAGAGAGCGATAGGCTTCCATCTCTGTCCGGTCGGCTGTAAAAAGCTTGCCAATGCTGAGATGCGGCAGGCTTTCCAAAGCAATAGGACCGCGCAGAAGAACAAGCCGGGCCAGATCGAATACCGGCTTGAGCTGTGATTGACGGAGAATACTCCAGGTCGAATCCGCCGGAGGGGATGAAGAATACACTGCCCTGGAATACAGGGTTCCAGGATGTTTTATTACTCCTGCCAGCCTCTTTGACGGGAACCCCTGGGGTTCCTCTCCGGCAGGGCCATGCCCTTTTTCTCTGAGGTCTCTCATGGCGGCCAGCCCGCCCTCAAGGGCAGAGGCTATGTCAGGGATTTCAAGATTATCGGATAGCCGCCATGCCACGGCCGCTGCAAGACAGGAGAGAAACCCGAATCCTTTCCCCTCGGTCTTATATGAATGCTCCCCTTCGATACTGCCGGCGTTATGGATCAAATGGATGTAGGCTTTGGACAGTTCGGTTCCATCAGTAAGATCGATCCAGAGAGCGCCCTCCGATTCGAAGGTGATAATGAGATGTCTGCATTTCACGAGATTGGGCAGAACACCCTCAGGTCTCAGTTCACGAAGTACCCCTTCAATGGTTTCTTCCCACGACAAACCAGCATGGAGTCTGGCCGGTGACTTACGCAATTCATGGGCGGACATGATCACGATCAGTTTGTTACGGTGGTTTATGGTGAGGTGGTCCCAGAGCTCTTCAACCCCCACCGGCGATGTTGTCTTCAGGACTATCCACCGGGCTGTGGTAAGCCTCTCCTTCTGCCAGTTTTCTGGGCAATCCCTGAAACCCATCCCTCCTTCGGAGATGACCATGATCTCGGGGCTTTCCGGTAGATCCGCCGCAATAGGCCATTGAACGCAACTTTTCTCTCCGTCATTAAAACCGAAGCCCATGGCCTCGCTGACCCGCCAGAACTGGCGATCAGGAGAAATACCTTTTGGAAAAGGACGCCAGTACGCGTAGGCATGTTCGGCATTATTAAGGCCGAATGCCGCATCATTAGGCATGGCATCCTGAACAGTAAGACGGGAGGTCCACCCTTGCTTGTTCCCCTGAAGCAGCTCCTTCAGTATGCCTTGAACCAGGGCAGCTCCACCTATTTCCGGTTTTACCTTTACCCCGACCCTGGGCCTTTGTGCATAATGAAAACGTCGTCCTTCATAGACATGCTGGTCAATGATGAAATCACCTGTTACGAGAATGGCGTTGGCAGTCATGACGATCTCCTTTGATTGGAAATGATATTCGGTTTCTTTATGATGGAAAAGATCACCGATTGGTGGGGCATCAGAGAGGGCTTCTCCATTTTTATTATTTGGGTATGTGTGTAATGAACGTTGGTCATTCATCCTCCAGGGGCGGCGGCTGTGCCTTGCGCCATTCTAAGAACTGGTCCAGGGAAATGCGGGTCGCTCCATAATAAAGTTTCAGGAAACAGACCTGTCCGTTGGCTTGAGTGAGAACAAGGGTGCCATCGGATCTGAGGAGACGCGCTGTGCCGTCAGAATCGGCATGCCAACGGGCACAGAGGACGATCTTTTGCCCCTTTACTGGAAGATTGACTTCTCCATAACGGCGTTCTGCTCTGGCAAATATGTCGGAGTAATAAAGGTCTCTTCCAAGATAAAGAGGTATTGATTCGGGATATCGAATGCAGAATTCAATGAAGTTCAATACTTCAATACAAGCTCCGGTTTTACTATCCCAGATGCGCAGGATATGATCCCAAGCCCACGAGAGTATCCGCCCGTCGTTGAGCTGAAGGGCGCCATTGGTCCAGTTTGTATGCCCCTCAAGTACGACGAGGGGGCGTCCGTCTGTATCCCAGAGGCGCAGGGTACGATCATCAGACCACGAGAGTATCCGCTCGTCGTTGAGCTGAAGAGCGCCATTGACCCAGTTTGTATGCCCCTCAAGTACAGCGAGGGGGCGTCCGTCAGTATCCCAGAGGCGCAGGGTATGATCACCAGACCAGGAGAGTATCCGCCCGTCGGTGAGTTGCAGGACGCCCTTGACCCAGTCTGTATGCCCCTCAAGTACGGCCAGGGGGCGTCCGTCAGTATCCCAGAGACGCAGGGTATGACCATCAGACCAGGAGAGCATCCGTCCGTCGGTGAGCTGAAGAGCGCCACGGACCTGGTACGTATGCCCCTCAAGTACGGCGAGGGGGCGTCCGTCTGTATCCCAGAGGCGCAGGGTATGACCATCAGACCAGGAGAGCATCCGTCCGTCGGTGAGCTGAAGAGCGCCACGGACCTGGTACGTATGCCCCTCAAGTACGGCGAGGGGGCGTCCGTCAGTATCCCAGAGGCGCAGGGTCCTATCACCCGACCACGAGAGTATCCGCCCGTCGGGGAGCTGAAGGGCACCTTTGACCTCGAATGTATGGCCCTCAAGGACAGAGAGGCAAGGGCTGACGTCTGCTTCTTCCACTCTTTGCATTCGCCGCAACCACACCCAATCAACCTTGCCCGCGTGGAGATATTGCTCCGCCGCAATCGTTATCGGGCTGTTATCGGCATGTTCAATGGCCAGTTGCAGCAGAATCTTGTGACCTGGCCATTCGTCGTTTCCACGGCGGAGGATGTGAATTTTCTCCCGGAAGGAGGTCGACCAAAACTCAAGCCGTTTCGCTATCTCCGCTGGGGCTCGCCTCTCCAGCGTCCCGTAGTCGTAGGAAATCGAATCAAACAAGCCTAGTTCGCATTTCCGCATCAGCCACGGGAAGTCGGTCACCAGTTCACCGGCTTCCATCCAGTCACCCGCGTCGGCTTGATGGCCGACAAGCTGCTGAAAGAAGTAGCCGTCATCCGGGCCTGAAGGCCAACTATCTGGGCATTTTCCGCGATAGGCATCGAGCAAGGTCCGGTGCAGGGCCTTTGGCTCGCCAGCCAAACGGGTGGCGAAGTCATACACGAGGTCGTGCAGGCGGAAGCGGCGTTCAATGGCTTCCCCCGGCTGGGCGGCCTTCTGGTCGAGCTGGATGAGGGAGCGCTCGGACAGGCTGATGAGCAGTTTGCTGCAGTTGCGATCGCTTAACGGCCCGGTGTGCTCCCACAGTACATGGACAGCAGCTTCCGGCACTGTCCGGCCCGTCGCGAAGACGGCGAGTTCGGCGAAGCGCGGTTTCTCCACGTCCTTCAGCGCATCGTAACTGGCCTTCATCGCGTTCCAGATGGTACGATGCTGTTCGTTGGTCTCCTCGCGGTTCTCCGGCCACTCCAGATCCGCTTCGCGCAGGGCTGCGACGATGTCCTGCCAGGAATGCCCTGCTTTTGCCATGCCGCCGCACAGCGCCACGGCCAACGGCAGGCATCCGCACTCCCTGACCACTTCCTGCGCCTCGCGTGGAAGGGCGGCACGTTCCATGTCCACTGCGCCGGCGAGCAGTTGCAGCGCCTCCGGCTCGGTGAAGAGCGACACCGGCACGCACTCGCCGCCCATGGTGCTCAGGATGCCAATATCGCGCGTAGTGACCAGCGCCCGGCAGCGCGGGCCCAGTACATCGAAGGCTTTGGCATCCGAAGCATGCCAGACGTCATCAAGGACAAGCAGTACGGCCTTCTGAAGGAGCAGTTGTCGGAGGACACCCTGTCCTTGGACTTCGGTTTGAAATGGCTCCTGACTGCCGAGGTGTCGGGCCACGTCGCGCAGGAGGCTAACGCGATCAGGTGGCTGGCCGACGGCGACCCAGATGATGCCGTCGGGGTAGGAGTGGCGCACCTCGGGGTCGCGTGCGAGTGCCGCGGCCAGCACGGACTTCCCGATGCCCCCCATGCCCTGCATGCCGACGCGCGCGGCGGCGCCGCTGATGACGACGGGCTTCTGAAGGTCCACGAGCAGAGCGTCCTTGACGCGGCGAAGAAGATCGGGCCGGCCGAGAAAATTCGGCGGCAGGTTCGGCACACCGTAGAGCGCCCCCAAAGGCGGGGCGTCGAGGCGAAGATTCGCGATGAGCTTGGCGAGTTGGACCGGATACTGGGCATCGTCACGGAAATCGTCGCAGTGAAGCAATCCCAGTTCGCCGGGAATGTCCTGGTAGTCGCCCCGTAGGAGGATGGGGATGACGGGCTTGTCGAGTTCGAGCCCCCAACGCCATTCCTGACGGACATAATCGGAATGCGCCGCCTTCGGACCGACCACCAGCACTATCCTGTCCCGCGCGCGGATAGCGTCAGCGATCTCCTGGTGGAAGGTGAGTTGCCGAGACGGCAATGAGACGCGGTCGAACCAGACATCAAAGCCAGCGGCGGTGAGATCGGTATGAAGCCGCACGACGAAGGATTTGGCGGGATTATACGGCTCGCCGTCATCGCCTCGGGCGTATGACAGGAATACCTTGGTCATGATTCGATGCTCCTTTTAGAGTCAATGTAGTATATAGCGACGCTGTTAGCTTATGAATTTGGAAATAAAGAAAAACCTTTCTAATCGGCTACGGCTTGATCGAATAACCGATTTGTTCACAGATTGAATAGAGATTCCCTGCTTTCTTCTCAAGAAGGGTATGGGCATGCCCAGTTTCAATCAGGTCGTCTTGTTCTTAGGTTCGTCTCTTTATTGCTCGTGACTCTTTGATATGACTTTGCTTTTTGGTTGAAAGACTATAACATGGAGGGAAACGGAGTCAAGAAGAATAATAGAGCGGAAGGCCGGGAGGGTTTGCTAAATCCGATCCAGGATAACCGAGTCTATCTCTATCCCGTTGCCATCCCCACCGGTCACCGAAATGGTTATTTTATGGTCTCCTGGCTGCAGGGTTACGGGACCCAAGTCGGGGCTTTCGGCGAAATTGTTCCATCCCAAACCAAAATCACCGGTATCTTCTGAAGTGAATTGTCCAACTGAGCTGCCATCCAATTGTATGGAAACCACTTCCGTTGGGCCGTTATTGTCATTGCTATACCGGACCCTTAGCCTGTAATTGGTATTGGTACCGGGACAAAGGGGGAAGGTGATGATCCGGGTCTCATTGGCGTGGAGCCAGACCGTGGCCTGTCCACCGGCATTGGACCGGGACATCACCTGACCGGCGCCGGAACCGTTTTCAGCCTGGAGCACGATTTGGGTGGCGGCTGCAAGGCAACTTCCCCCTCCGCTGCCGCGGTTACCGCCTCCGCCTCCACACCCGGCATGACTGAGTAGAATGATTAGAGCTACATAAAGCCTTGATTTGTTCATCACCGGCCCGGGTTGAAGCGATCGGTCCAATACTGATCTTCGAACCGCCCGATCCAATTCATCGAGAAATTGCTTACCAAGACCATCAACCTGTTCATTGTACCAGACGACAGCGTCATCGAGTTCCTGCTGGGCCAACGTGAGAAAGCGTATTTTCATCAACGGCGATACTTTTCTATAACATCCTTATATGATACTGACGGAATATGGCCTAATTTGTAAGCATCCCAACGTTTGCGCGCCTCCTCCGCCCAAATCCGATCCAACTCCGGGTCCGGTTTATCAAGATCGGTAAGGATTGCATCCACCAATCGCAGTTTTTCAACGTCCGATAAAGAATTTATTTCCTCGGAAAGCCTTTCTGCTGTGGTTGTCATGATAACACCTCCGTTATTAAAACTATGCAATGCTTCGATTTTGGTTTTTTTATGAATTTATCAATCATAACACTTCGTTCCCAAGACAGCAATCGATTGCGCTCCAGGCAAAAACGGCCCGCTTGAGACTATCGACCAGGCGCACGACATCATCTGTGCCACCGGCTTTCTACCAGTCATAAAATTTTTTGGGGGTCATGTTGAATTCCTGATTATGTTTTCTTCGCGCCGAAACAACCTACTCACTCGGAGCGCGCCGTTTGCGCGATCGGATGCAGCCGATGATTAGCTGCTTTTCATGCTGCTTTGAGCTTTGCAATTAGCTCCCGTACCGCCGGCACTATTTCTATTGGGACTTCCATAACCGTTTGACCCGAAATTTCAAAAGCTGCCTCGTCTTCAGCGGCGGCTTCTTCCTCAGACTGAGATTCATAATGGGCCAATATACTATTCACACGCTCTGCGTCCCATCCCGGTGGAAATTTGCTTTGTTTCATCTCTTTTTTCTCCTCCTTCGGCGGCGATATGCGACCAATGGTTTGCCTACAAGCTCATAGTCTGTAATCACAAAAACACTATTGGGCGCAGGATCGGGAACATAAATGACCCTGATATATCTCCCTCCCGATGTTTTTCCAATGGCGACTCTTGATCCTTCCCGTCCCGGTCGATCTTCGCCCGGGGTGGCGAGAACCTCTTCCACCTCCATTTCCTCAACGTCATGGCTATAGATATGGGGTAATTGCGTCTCTGGATCAATGTAATAACGTATATTCAATACGTCACCTTTATGTCATTCTTTCAGCGGCAACGTTCGCATCACTGGGGACCGTCAGCCGCAGGTTGGCTGCTATCCGGGTGCAGGCGAACGTCCGGCGTTTCAACATTCCCTTCTAATTTCCCTGTTGCCATAAAATAAAGCGACTCAGGTGCAATATCAAAACCACAATCCCAGGCAAGAGTAGGCCAGGAGTCAAGGTAAAAACGTGAGAACACTACGGGATCGCGTAAGGGTGAGGCAATTGCATATTTGTACACAATATCTCGAAGATCAACTTCTCCTGTTTCCCCGGTGTTAAATTTTAGCTCAATCCGATAGTCATTGATATACCGTGCTTCTAATACAGAAATACATTCCATATTATTTCCTCTCTTATGGAACGGGGCCGGAATTGGGACAGTCGTCCAGTTCGAAAAAGTATAGCATAGGGCAAAACGGGGTCAAGGAGAAAAATAGAGTGAAAGGGGGAATCATGGGGTCGCATCTTTCATATTGACTTTTGTCAGTCATCACGGCCCAGACGACAAGCCCCGACTACACCAGATCCTTGAGAAAAAGATGGGCCGAACAGAGGCGTATCCCTTCCTTGGTGGTCAGGTCAACATCCGGATCAAGGGTCACCTTTAAACGGCTATGCTAAACGCTGGCAGATCGAAATCAATATCCATGAAAACGTTAAGCGGCAAATTTAATAATTTCCAGTTCCGCAGCGTAATCGGCTTTCTCAAGAATTTGATCCACTCGTTCCATAATATTATCTTCTAATAGATATTCATTACAATTTTTACATTGGAGTACCGGCAATTCTTTTAAAATAATGATGGTCTCCTGGTCCACCTTAAAAGGCAAGGTGGTAATAATAGGCTCCATTTCAGATCCACAAACATGGCATTTCATTTTGACGGTCTCCTTGTTTTAAAATCTTCATTCCATTCTTGGGAATCTGGCTGATAGGCGGTAATAACCCGAATGTTATTTCCAGGCATATCTATAGCAAACTGGACATGAAAAATATTGCCCTTATTCCAAGAATAAACCAGGTAACTGGGAAAATATTTGTCATCTGGATATTCTTCGATGATTTCGAACTGTGAAACGGAATCCAATATTTCGTTTCGGTTAATAAATCTTTCTTTTAATCTCATAGTTACATGATAAGTCCAGAAAATTTTTCTCTCCTTTATGCAACGCTGAATATAGCTTAAAGGATCAATAGGAATTCGATGCCTATCGTTCATAAAGATTCCCGTCAAATCTGAATTGACAACTTTTTAAGGAGTAAAAAAGTATAATAAATTAACATTTTTAAGTTTACAAGACAATGTTTTTCAAGATCCGGGTTAATTTTCTCTTATTAACGGTCTCATTGTAATAGCGACTTGGTGGAGGCTGTATTGGGCCAGGCAAAGATACCAAATTTAATATGGGGATGGAAAGGAGTCTGAACTGGGATAGATTTGAGAAGGTCTTTTCCGGGGGGGAAATTTTTTCGTCAAAAATGATAGCGGGGGTAAGGAGAGGCCCTCTTAATTTACATAGCTCGGGAGGCTTTTCAACCTTTACACTGGAATTTTTTTATGCTATATTAGTTACTAAAGTTTAGTAACTATAAAGGTGATAGGGAGCCGTGAGATGCAAAATCCATTCTATTTCAGAGTGTTACCATTGACAGCGCCCTTCTGTGATAGAGAGAAAGAACTGGACCAGTTGGTGGCCCATGCTCAGAACAGGGCCAACGTCGTTTTTTTCTCTCCGAGAAGATATGGGAAGACATCCCTCGTCCAAAGGGTACAGGAAAGATTGAAGAGAAAGGGACTCGCGACGGTCTATATCGATTTGTTCGGCATCGATTCGCAGGAAGACCTGGCTGCCAGAATGGCCTCCCGGCTCTATTCCTATTGTCATGAAAACGAAGGCCTCTTTAAAAAGGCGATGAAATTTTTATCCTCCTGGAGGCCGGTAATCAGACCTGATCCGGAGTATGGCGTTTCCCTGACCGTGGAGCGATCCGTCGGGCGGAAGGGGGCCGATCTCCTCAACAGTACCCTCGATGGCTTTGGTAAGTTCATCCAAGAAGAAAAGAAGGGTGTTCATATTGTCTTCGATGAATTTCAAGAGATCTCGGAGTTACGTGAGTCCCTCCAAATAGAAGGAATGCTGAGGGCGCACATCCAGACTCACAGCCGTGCCTCTTACTTCTTCGTGGGGAGTAGGCGGCGCGTTCTAACTGATATCTTCAACATTCGAAAGAGGCCTTTCTATCGCAGTTCTATAAACTTTCCGTTAGGTCCTTTACCCTTTGAAGAAGGAGTCCGTTTCGTAGTTGAACAGTTCAAAAGGGGAGGAAAATCATGCCCGGAGGAGATCGGAAAGAAAATCCTTGAAAAAACGGGTGGCTATCCCTATTACGTCCAGAGAGTGCCTTATTCGATCTTTGAGGTCAGCGGTAAAAAGGTGACTGAGGAGGACTATATTAAGGGGTTCCAGAAAACCGTTGAAGAAGAGGGCATCGTATATGAAGCGATAGTTCAAGCCCTTTCACTTCAACAGATAAAACTCCTTTCCGCGTTTGCTCTGGAGCCGACTGAAAAGCCTTACTCTGTCGATTACATGGGCAGGCATGGCCTCGGCTCTGTCGGCGGCGTCCAGGGAGCACTTAAGAGATTGTTGGAACTGGACTATATCGAAAAGAAGGCTCCCCTCTTCGTGATCGTCGATCCCCTCTTCGGGATCTGGCTCAGACGCCTTAAGGAATGAGGGGACTCCGGCCCAAACCCCCACTTAACCTGTTTGTAAAATATGTATTGATGGACTATTTATAAGTCCATCAGTATTGTCAAGGAGAAAAACATGGCGAAAGGCAAGGAGACCCCGACTTACACCAGATCCTTGAGAAAAATATGTATCGAACAGGGGGGTATCACTTTGAGATTTCTTTTGTTTTTCCGGGCAGGAAAGGAAAACCCCTTGACTCACCAGCCTGGTTCAATTTATACTCAGATAAATTTACAATCCCAAAAATATTTATCCATCAAGAAAAGCTGAGCTATGAAAATAGGAGTCTTAGACGGTCAGGGCGGCGGGATCGGGAGCGCCATCATCAAGAAATTACGGGAGGAATTCAACGAAAAGGTGGAAGTAATCGCCTTGGGAACCAATTCCATCGCCACCTCCCAGATGTTGAAGGCCCGGGCCAATAAAGGGGCGACGGGGGAAAATGCCATCATTCAAACCGCTCCCAAGATGGACATCCTGATCGGGCCGATTGGGATTGTTTTGGCCCAGTCCATGATGGGTGAGGTTACCCCGGCTATTGCCCGGGCGGTCGCTGAGAGCCCAGGTTTGAAATTTTTGATCCCCCTTACCCAGGAACGGGTTGAAGTGATTGGGTTATTTTCAGAACCGCTCCCCCACCTGGTGGAAAAATTAATGATTCGTTTAAAGGAGTGTATGGAAAATGTGTGAAGCCGCAGCATTTATTATTCGTGACGGGAAAGAAGAACTGGTTTTGGATAGTGTGGACCTTTTAGAGCCGGATAATGGCCAGATTCGATTGGTAAACATCTTCGGCGAACAAAAAATCCTTTCAGCCAGGATCAAAAAATTGTCTTTAGTGGATCATAAGATTATTCTGGAGGAGAGATGATTCAGATACTGGATGCTGGTTTCTGGATATTGGATAAAATAAAAATGAACAAAAGATGATGATATTACAAGCACACTGGATCGACCTATTGGCCTTTTGCCCAGTATCAATCCAGTATCTGTCTCACTTTACACAAGGAGGATATGGAGATGATCGAGGATGTCTTAAGCAAGATAAGCTGGCTGGGGCACGATGGTATTTTATACCAGGATAAAAAGACCATTTATTTCGATCCCTTTCAGATTCCCGGAGGACCGCCGGCCGATCTTATCCTGATCAGTCATGACCATTTCGATCACTGCTCCCCGGAGGATGTAAAAAAAATCCAAACCAAGGATACGATCATTGTGACCGAAGCGAATTCGGCCAAAAAACTTTCCGGCAAGATCGAAATCCTCAAACCTGGAGAGACCAAAACCATTCAAGGCATCAGGATTGAGGCGGTCCCCTCCTATAATACCAATAAGGATTTTCACCCAAAAGTTAACAGTTGGCTGGGATTTATTGTCACATTGGACGGGGCGCGTCTATATCACCCAGGAGATACGGATTATATCCCGGAAATGAAAACCATCCAGGCCGATATAGCCTTCCTTCCGGTCTCCGGGACCTATGTGATGACCGCCAAAGAAGCGGTGGAGGCGGCAAAGGTGATAAAACCCAAAATCGCCGTTCCGATACATTATGGGGCTATAGTGGGATCGGAAGCCGATGCCCAGGAATTTAAAGCATTACTCAAAGGGATAGTGGACGTTCGAATTTTACCCAAGAAGGGATAAAAAGAGAGCGCTCAGCGGTAAGCTTACAGCAATCAGCAGGATCCCATTTTTCTGGATTTTTTCTGAGGGCTGAATGCCGATCGCTGATAACTCCTCAATAGTAGCGGTGGGTTTTTCGGCGGTTACGACTTATGAACCAGCCCAACAATAATCCTATAAAAAGGACCGCTGAACCGGCTAAAAACCATTTGATCTGTTCTTCGTTACGCGGTCCTTTTCCTTTTTCAGCCAATTCGGCAACCTGTTTTTTGTAAAGATTGATCTCTTTGTTCAGTTGATCGTTTTTGGTCTTAAGTTCCGCCAGTTCATGGGAAGGGGGTTGATTTTTTCCCTGCTGGAGGGTTTGGGTCAGTTTTTTGGCTTCTTCGGTTTCATGTAACAGCCTATTTTTTTCCTGGATCAACAGGTCTCTTTCCCGGCCCAGATTTTGGTTGGCTTCTTTTAACCGTTGAAGTTCTTCCTGAAATTTAGGATCGAAGGAAGGGGCCGGCTTAACCTGATCTACCAAAAAACGAGTAGCCAGCCAACCCATTGTTCCATCCGGCAGTTTAACCTTCGACCAATTTTTATCCCCCTCAAGGACCTCAACGCGATCCCCGGTTTTTAGCATGGTTATAATCCGTTGTTCTATTCCGGTCCCGGAACGTAAGCCCACTTCGATTCGGTCGGTAATATACATAGACTTGGCCCATAAGGAAGCAGGGCAATAGAAAAGGAATCCTATAATCAGGGCGAGTAAGATACGGGAAGCCATCTTTCCCCTCAATTGAGAGTAGAATTAGGCATTTATTAGCAAAATTGGAAGCGGAAGTCAAGAAAATTACAATAAAAAAGCCCCCAAAGACGAGGGGGCTTTTTGAACATCCTATGGTTTTATGATTTAGTACATCCCACCGCCCGGCGGCATAGACGGCATGGCGGGTTCTTTGTCCTTAGGTTTTTCAGCCACCATGGCCTCCGTCGTCAACAGGAGAGAGGCAACCGATGCCGCATTTTGCAAAGCAAAACGGGTGACCTTGGTTGGATCGATGACACCGACCTTCATAAGGTCTTCATAGGTTCCGCTATCGGCATTAAAACCGAAAGCGCCCTTCTCGGCCTTAACCTTTTCCACGACAACAGAGCCTTCAAAGCCGGCGTTGTTGGCAATCTGCCGGACCGGTTCTTCTATGGCCCTCCGAATGATATTGACCCCCAGGGCTTCCTCCCCTTCGGTTTTGATGGCGTTTAAGGCCGGCAGGCACCGTAAGAGGGCAATTCCTCCACCCGGTACAATCCCTTCTTCAACGGCTGCGCGGGTAGCGTTCAAGGCGTCTTCGACGCGGGCTTTTTTCTCTTTCATCTCGGTTTCGGTAGCCGCTCCGACGTTAATTACGGCAACACCGCCGATCAATTTGGCCAACCGCTCCTGGAGTTTCTCCCGGTCGTAATCGGAA includes these proteins:
- a CDS encoding TIGR04211 family SH3 domain-containing protein yields the protein MASRILLALIIGFLFYCPASLWAKSMYITDRIEVGLRSGTGIEQRIITMLKTGDRVEVLEGDKNWSKVKLPDGTMGWLATRFLVDQVKPAPSFDPKFQEELQRLKEANQNLGRERDLLIQEKNRLLHETEEAKKLTQTLQQGKNQPPSHELAELKTKNDQLNKEINLYKKQVAELAEKGKGPRNEEQIKWFLAGSAVLFIGLLLGWFISRNRRKTHRYY